From a single Bacillota bacterium genomic region:
- a CDS encoding gamma-glutamyl-gamma-aminobutyrate hydrolase family protein, which translates to MKPVIGLTCYHDWKEQRHRQNDTYIEAVRKAGGLPLLLPCLADLADIGQQLDLVAGLLICGGPDVDPLFFGEEPVIGMGNIHPAMDAYEIPLIIEALERDMPVLGICRGVQMQNVALGGTLIQHIPHAVTNSLLHQQQAPRSYRTHSVRVVSGTGLARLFPRETLRVNSFHHQAVGQVAPGFVASAFALDGIIEAVESVNHTFVMGVQWHPECMWNEAENYDPLFNALVGAARKYKTRR; encoded by the coding sequence ATGAAGCCAGTTATAGGTCTAACTTGTTATCACGACTGGAAGGAGCAGCGTCATCGCCAGAACGACACCTATATCGAAGCCGTCAGAAAAGCGGGTGGTTTGCCGCTCTTGCTGCCCTGCCTGGCCGATTTAGCGGATATAGGCCAGCAGCTTGACCTAGTCGCGGGGCTACTAATCTGCGGGGGGCCCGATGTGGACCCGCTCTTCTTTGGCGAAGAGCCTGTCATAGGCATGGGCAATATTCATCCCGCTATGGATGCTTACGAAATTCCCTTGATTATCGAGGCGCTGGAGCGAGACATGCCCGTCCTTGGTATTTGCCGTGGGGTGCAGATGCAGAACGTCGCCTTGGGCGGCACCCTCATTCAACACATACCGCACGCGGTTACTAACTCCCTCCTGCACCAGCAACAAGCTCCACGCAGCTATAGAACACATAGTGTCAGAGTGGTTAGCGGCACAGGGCTAGCACGCCTCTTTCCTCGGGAGACACTCCGCGTCAACTCCTTTCATCATCAAGCGGTGGGCCAAGTTGCCCCGGGTTTTGTGGCTTCGGCCTTCGCCTTAGACGGAATCATCGAGGCGGTGGAGTCGGTGAACCATACCTTCGTCATGGGGGTGCAGTGGCATCCTGAGTGTATGTGGAATGAGGCAGAGAACTACGATCCCCTGTTTAACGCCTTGGTGGGGGCGG